In Vigna unguiculata cultivar IT97K-499-35 chromosome 3, ASM411807v1, whole genome shotgun sequence, a single genomic region encodes these proteins:
- the LOC114177298 gene encoding L-type lectin-domain containing receptor kinase IX.1-like: MAFFSSSSCSDQTQKQTSFFICIIFFTLFHNTVESVSFNFSSFQQSNLNNQINFTGDAFPSNGVLQLTRNQLDGPITDSVGRASYEQPVRIWDRKTKKLTDFTTHFSFVMRAVNQSFVGDGLAFFLAPFDSSIPNDSAGGFLGLFSPDSAFDTKKNQMVAVEFDSFMNAWDPSSDHVGINVNSIQSVANVTWKSNIKNGSVANAWIWYNSTSKTLSVFLTYAQNPTFNGSSSLSYVVDLRDVLPEFVRIGFSAATGTWVEIHNILLWSFSSTLDEDGGKKVKVGLVVGISVGLGCLACAAGLIWFTFWRRRNRPRGVNEDGVDASIDDEFERGTGPKRFTYRELSNATNNFAEEGKLGQGGFGGVYKGLIVNSNLEVAVKRVSKGSKQGKKEYISEVTVISRLRHRNLVQLIGWCHEQGELLLVYEFMPNGSLDSHLFGNRVMLSWGVRYKVALGLASALLYLHEEWEQCVVHRDIKSSNVMLDGNFNAKLGDFGLARLVDHELGSQTTVLAGTMGYLAPECVTTGKSSKESDVYSFGVVALEITCGRKPVEVKEEAGKVRLVEWVWNLYGKGKVVEAADEKLNWEFEEEQMECLMVVGLWCCHPDHTMRPSIRQVISVLNFEAPLPSLPSKLPVPMYYAPPMEVTQFSYTSSAVTTTTKDSSPYSSISTGSRKSPL, translated from the coding sequence ATGGCTTTCTTCTCCTCTTCTTCATGCTCTGATCAAACCCAGAAACAAACATCTTTCTTCATATGTATCATCTTCTTCACTTTGTTCCATAACACTGTAGAGTCAGTCTCCTTCAACTTTTCCAGCTTCCAGCAATCAAACTTGAACAACCAAATAAACTTCACGGGTGATGCCTTTCCCTCAAACGGTGTTCTTCAGCTCACGAGGAACCAACTCGATGGCCCCATCACAGATAGCGTTGGTCGAGCCTCGTATGAACAACCAGTGAGGATTTGggatagaaaaacaaagaagCTCACCGATTTCACAACCCATTTCTCTTTTGTCATGAGAGCTGTGAACCAGTCATTTGTTGGTGATGGCTTAGCCTTCTTCCTTGCACCCTTTGATTCTTCCATTCCCAACGATTCCGCTGGTGGGTTCCTCGGCCTGTTCAGCCCGGATTCCGCATTCGACACGAAGAAAAACCAGATGGTGGCAGTTGAGTTCGACAGTTTCATGAACGCATGGGATCCGAGTTCAGACCACGTAGGGATCAATGTAAACTCCATTCAATCAGTTGCAAACGTCACTTGGAAGAGCAACATTAAGAACGGGTCTGTTGCTAATGCTTGGATATGGTACAACTCCACATCCAAAACTCTCTCTGTCTTCCTTACCTATGCTCAAAATCCAACCTTCAATGGCAGTTCTAGTCTTTCTTACGTTGTTGATTTGAGGGACGTGTTGCCAGAGTTTGTTAGAATAGGCTTTTCTGCAGCAACGGGAACATGGGTTGAGATACACAACATTTTGCTTTGGTCATTCAGTTCAACCTTGGATGAGGATGGTGGGAAAAAGGTCAAGGTGGGCTTAGTGGTTGGTATAAGCGTTGGTTTGGGTTGTTTAGCTTGTGCTGCAGGTCTAATATGGTTTACCTTTTGGAGAAGGAGAAATAGACCAAGGGGTGTAAACGAGGACGGTGTTGATGCTTCCATAGACGATGAGTTTGAGAGAGGAACTGGTCCAAAGAGGTTCACCTACAGGGAACTAAGCAACGCAACCAACAACTTCGCCGAAGAAGGAAAGCTGGGACAAGGAGGGTTTGGAGGAGTTTACAAAGGTTTGATTGTGAATTCCAACCTTGAAGTGGCAGTGAAGAGGGTTTCGAAAGGGTCAAAGCAGGGGAAAAAGGAGTACATATCAGAAGTGACAGTAATCAGCCGTCTGAGACACAGAAACCTGGTTCAACTCATAGGGTGGTGCCATGAACAAGGTGAGCTTCTTCTTGTTTATGAATTCATGCCAAATGGAAGCCTTGATTCTCATCTATTTGGAAATAGAGTGATGCTTTCGTGGGGGGTGAGATACAAGGTGGCCTTAGGTTTAGCATCCGCACTTCTTTATCTTCATGAAGAGTGGGAACAGTGTGTGGTCCATAGAGATATCAAGTCAAGTAACGTAATGTTGGATGGTAATTTCAATGCAAAGCTTGGTGACTTTGGGCTTGCGAGGCTGGTAGACCATGAACTGGGTTCACAAACGACTGTTTTGGCAGGCACGATGGGGTACCTAGCCCCAGAGTGTGTGACCACAGGGAAATCAAGCAAGGAATCTGATGTGTATAGCTTTGGTGTTGTGGCACTTGAGATCACATGTGGTAGAAAACCAGTGGAGGTGAAAGAAGAGGCTGGTAAAGTTAGGCTTGTGGAGTGGGTGTGGAACCTGTATGGAAAAGGGAAAGTAGTGGAAGCAGCTGATGAGAAACTGAATTGGGAATTTGAAGAAGAGCAAATGGAATGCTTGATGGTTGTGGGGTTGTGGTGTTGTCACCCTGATCATACCATGAGACCCTCCATTAGGCAAGTGATTAGTGTGCTTAACTTTGAAGCTCCTTTGCCAAGTCTTCCATCGAAGTTGCCGGTGCCAATGTACTATGCACCTCCCATGGAGGTAACCCAATTCTCCTACACTTCATCTGCCGTCACAACCACAACCAAAGATTCCTCCCCATACTCCTCAATTTCTACTGGGTCCCGAAAGTCTCCCTTGTAG
- the LOC114176676 gene encoding uncharacterized protein LOC114176676 yields MKGRVAGWRSQRVFLLFWFGITLRLFFLLGACSEKTTRKPLRETRPTQQTTSNPGIILTTQNRQQVVIDNGIVSVKFSRPEGYILGMSYKGIDNILEDDNEEQDRGYLDVVWNTPGKSSNFQRIFGTNFTVIAADDNTVELSFSRTWTPSMNGSSVPMNIDIRYILRSGDSGFYAYAIFDRPEGWPAVEIDQIRIVFKLKSKFNYMAMSDERQRTMPTRRDRETGQVLAYPEAVLLTRPANPEFRGEVDDKYQYSCENRDNTVHGWVSVDSNAPVGFWVITPSNEFRNAGPIKQDLTSHVGPITLAMFVSTHYAGKEVTLSFQEGEAYKKVFGPVFAYVNSASREDGTLSLWSDAAQQQAKEERSWPYEFPKSVDFIPPSQRGIVLGRLLVKDSYFRGGRLLYADNAYVGLALPGEAGSWQIESKGYQFWTQADTKGFFLINNIVPGDYNLYAWVPGFIGDYRYNVTITIPMGGGVITLDSLVFVPPRSGPTMWEIGFPDRTAAEFNIPDPYPTLMNKLYNERHSDKFRQYGLWERYTDLYPNDDLVYTVGVSKYNKDWFFAHVSRNAGNKTYQPTTWQIIFEHPNEVVRGNYTLQVALACTNDADLQIRLNDPEANPPDFATGKIGGDSAIARHGVHGLHRLFSISVGSDRILKGRNTIYLKQARSRNPFQGVMYDYIRLERPQLTVM; encoded by the exons ATGAAGGGGAGGGTGGCGGGTTGGAGGAGCCAGAGGGTTTTCTTGCTTTTCTGGTTTGGAATTACCCTGCGCTTGTTTTTCTTACTCGGTGCCTGTTCTGAGAAGACAACAAG AAAACCTTTGAGGGAGACCCGCCCCACGCAACAGACAACTTCTAATCCTGGGATCATTCTGACTACACAGAACCGTCAACAG GTGGTGATTGACAATGGTATTGTTTCCGTCAAATTTTCAAGACCTGAGGGTTACATCCTTGGAATGTCATACAAAGGAATTGACAATATACTCGAAGATGACAACGAAGAACAAGATCGAGG GTACCTGGATGTCGTTTGGAATACGCCAGGAAAGTCTAGTAATTTTCAGAG AATCTTCGGGACAAATTTTACAGTTATAGCAGCTGACGACAATACCGTTGAGCTCTCATTTTCAAGAACATGGACACCGTCCATGAATGGCTCGAGTGTCCCCATGAACATTGACATAAG ATACATTTTGCGAAGTGGTGATTCAGGATTTTATGCATATGCAATATTTGATCGCCCTGAAGGATGGCCTGCGGTGGAGATTGACCAAATTAGGATCGTTTTCAAACTCAAATCCAA GTTCAATTATATGGCGATGTCGGATGAAAGGCAAAGAACCATGCCAACAAGGAGAGATAGAGAAACTGGTCAAGTCTTGGCATACCCTGAAGCAGTTCTATTAACGAGACCAGCGAATCCAGAATTCAGAGGAGAG GTGGATGACAAATACCAGTACTCATGTGAAAACAGGGATAACACTGTTCATGGATGGGTGAGTGTTGATTCCAATGCACCCGTGGGTTTCTGGGTGATAACCCCAAGCAACGAGTTCCGCAATGCTGGCCCCATCAAGCAAGACCTTACTTCACACGTTGGCCCCATTACCCTCGCG ATGTTTGTGAGCACTCACTATGCTGGCAAGGAGGTAACCCTGTCCTTTCAAGAAGGGGAGGCTTACAAAAAAGTTTTCGGCCCTGTGTTCGCCTACGTTAACTCTGCTTCACGCGAGGATGGTACACTATCCCTCTGGTCAGACGCTGCGCAGCAG CAAGCCAAAGAAGAAAGAAGTTGGCCGTATGAATTTCCTAAATCAGTGGATTTCATTCCACCCAGTCAAAGGGGGATAGTTTTGGGAAGACTACTAGTGAAAGATAG TTACTTCAGAGGAGGTAGACTTCTGTATGCTGACAACGCTTACGTTGGTCTAGCTTTACCTGGAGAAGCAGGGTCATGGCAAATAGAAAGCAAG GGCTATCAGTTCTGGACTCAAGCTGATACAAAGGGTTTTTTCCTGATTAATAATATTGTGCCCGGTGACTATAATTTGTATGCATGGGTTCCTGGCTTCATCGGTGATTACAGATATAATGTTACAATCACCATCCCAATGG GAGGAGGAGTCATCACATTGGATTCACTTGTGTTTGTTCCACCAAGAAGTGGACCAACCATGTGGGAAATTGGGTTCCCAGATCGCACGGCTGCAGAATTCAATATACCAGACCCTTACCCTACGCTCATGAATAAATTATACAACGAACGGCACAGTGACAA GTTTAGGCAATACGGGTTGTGGGAGCGTTACACTGATTTATATCCAAATGATGATCTTGTTTACACTGTTGGTGTTAGCAAGTATAACAAGGATTGGTTTTTCGCTCACGTTTCAAG AAACGCAGGAAACAAGACATACCAGCCAACGACATGGCAGATTATATTTGAACATCCAAATGAAGTAGTAAGAGGAAACTACACATTGCAAGTGGCCTTGGCATGTACCAATGATGCTGACCTGCAG ATTCGTTTGAACGACCCTGAAGCAAATCCCCCAGACTTTGCAACTGGGAAAATCGGAGGAGATAGTGCGATAGCAAGACATGGTGTGCATGGATTGCATAGGCTATTCAGCATTAGTGTAGGAAGTGATCGAATTTTGAAAGGAAGGAACACGATCTATCTGAAGCAGGCAAGATCCAGGAATCCTTTTCAAGGAGTAATGTATGATTATATCCGTTTAGAACGACCTCAATTGACAGTCATGTGA